The following coding sequences lie in one Dunckerocampus dactyliophorus isolate RoL2022-P2 chromosome 4, RoL_Ddac_1.1, whole genome shotgun sequence genomic window:
- the kdm2ba gene encoding lysine (K)-specific demethylase 2Ba isoform X5 — MALSLSGDDEEYDSESEQQRAANRPKPKMATPSAVKLPSSRSSSGARRRRTRCRKCEACMRTECGECHFCKDMKKFGGPGRMKQSCIMRQCIAPVLPHTAVCVVCKEAGKEDTLEEEEDKFNFMLMECSICNEIVHPNCLKVSDASGVVNDELPNCWECPKCNHAGKSGKVLKQKRGPGFKYASNLPGSLLREQKPVKEDGDMSASFKRRPDREEVPRQRPEEALLRQPPLLSPSSVPRPRLEDKLRKKRKLFEDEEEEDLRARKKERSDNPCFSKLLQQIKTEEEDAYEDEDEDGRELNFRSFGERNGRLGGAEDLADDRDLKNELLNPSLKTPVMDSDQSHCSSPQAGPSSEGGSETQEKGPRPKARRKRRVPNRELSRELSKALNQEILKTEDCLANENRQPLKVEPEYENEEPKRLFRNSSDLGEQRPHLKTKEMNGTPWELRHFYPSQITPLGFNRSTPTTRPVPPRSPPKCVQMERHVIRPPPISPPPDRLPLKDGKMHALQREVWMKIFNHLTHKELCCCMRVCKTWNRWCCDKRLWTKIDLNRCTSITPLMLSGIIRRQPLSLDLSWTNISKKQLSWLINRLPGLRVLKLSGCSWAAVSALCTSSCPLLRTLDVQWVEGLKDAQMRDLLSPPTDNRPGQLDNRCKLRNVEDLRLAGLDITDTSLRLISRQMPLLSRLDLSYCNHVNDQSVNLLTAAGTTTRDSLTEINLSAALG; from the exons ATGGCCTTGTCATTAAGCGGAGACGATGAGGAATATGATTCAGAGTCCGAACAG CAGCGCGCAGCCAATCGTCCAAAGCCCAAGATGGCGACACCGTCGGCTGTTAAGCTGCCGTCCAGTCGTAGCTCGTCAGGAGCCAGACGGAGGAGAACGCGTTGCCGAAAGTGTGAGGCGTGCATGCGGACCGAGTGTGGGGAGTGTCACTTCTGCAAGGACATGAAGAAGTTTGGGGGTCCAGGCCGCATGAAACAGTCCTGCATTATGAGACAATGCATAGCG CCCGTTCTGCCTCACACAGCAGTGTGTGTAGTGTGTAAGGAGGCTGGGAAGGAGGATACgttggaggaagaggaggacaagTTCAACTTCATGCTAATGGAATGTTCCATCTGCAATGAAATTGTCCATCCCAACTGCCTCAAG GTGAGCGATGCATCTGGCGTAGTGAATGACGAGCTGCCAAACTGCTGGGAGTGTCCTAAGTGCAACCATGCTGGCAAGAGTGGAAAAGT ATTAAAGCAAAAAcggggtccagggttcaagtacGCCTCCAACCTCCCTGGCTCTCTGCTGAGGGAACAAAAGCCTGTGAAGGAGGATGGGGACATGTCTGCATCATTCAAAAGGAGACCTGATAGAGAAGAGGTGCCCCGGCAGCGACCTGAGGAGGCTCTCCTTCGGCAGCCACCACTGCTGTCCCCCAGCAGTGTGCCCCGACCAAGGCTTGAGGACAAGCTGAGGAAAAAGAGGAAGCTCTTtgaggatgaagaggaagaagacctCAGAGCGAGAAAGAAG GAAAGGTCAGACAACCCTTGTTTTTCTAAACTCTTGCAGCAGATTAAAACTGAAGAGGAAGATGCgtatgaggatgaggatgaagatGGAAGGGAACTTAATTTCCGCAGTTTTGGGGAGAGAAACGGGCGCCTGGGTGGTGCTGAAGACTTGGCGGATGACAGAGACTTGAAGAACGAGCTTTTAAATCCTTCTCTCAAAACGCCTGTTATGGACAGCGATCAGTCGCACTGCAGCTCTCCCCAAGCTGGCCCCAGCAGCGAGGGCGGAAGCGAGACCCAGGAGAAAGGTCCTCGACCCAAAGCTCGCCGTAAACGCCGTGTACCTAACAGGGAACTAAGCAGAGAGCTGAGCAAAGCACTGAACCAGGAAATTCTGAAGACTGAGGACTGCCTGGCCAATGAGAACCGCCAGCCACTCAAGGTGGAGCCAGAGTATGAAAACGAAGAACCCAAGAGGTTGTTCCGTAACAGCAGTGACCTGGGCGAGCAGAGGCCCCACCtcaagaccaaagagatgaatGGGACCCCCTGGGAATTGCGCCACTTCTACCCAAGTCAGATCACTCCGCTGGGCTTCAACAGGAGCACGCCAACCACCCGACCCGTGCCTCCACGCTCACCACCCAAGTGTGTCCAAATGGAGCGGCATGTCATTCGGCCCCCGCCAATAAGCCCGCCTCCGGACAGACTGCCCCTGAAAGATGGGAAAATGCATGCCCTCCAGCGTGAGGTTTGGATGAAGATCTTTAACCATCTCACACATAAGGAACTCTGCTGCTGCATGAGAGTGTGCAAGACCTGGAACAGATG GTGCTGTGATAAAAGACTGTGGACCAAGATTGATCTCAACCGCTGTACCTCAATCACTCCCCTCATGCTAAGTGGGATTATTCGTCGACAGCCACTCTCCTTGGACCTCAGCTGGACCAACATTTCCAAGAAACAATTAAGCTGGCTTATTAACAGATTGCCAG GACTGCGAGTGTTAAAGTTATCAGGGTGTTCGTGGGCAGCCGTATCTGCGCTATGCACCTCCAGCTGCCCGCTACTACGAACACTGGACGTCCAGTGGGTGGAGGGGCTCAAAGATGCACAGATGAGGGACCTCCTATCACCTCCTACAGATAATAGGCCAG GCCAGCTGGATAACCGTTGCAAGTTGAGGAATGTGGAGGACCTGCGTCTGGCGGGTTTGGACATCACCGACACGTCCCTACGTCTCATCAGCCGCCAGATGCCTCTGCTGTCCCGGCTTGAcctgagctactgtaaccacGTCAACGACCAGTCAGTCAACCTGCTGACGGCGGCGGGGACCACCACTCGAGACTCGCTCACAGAAATCAACCTGTCAG ctgccctggggtag